Part of the Cyprinus carpio isolate SPL01 chromosome A12, ASM1834038v1, whole genome shotgun sequence genome, CATCTGGAGGACATAGTAAGACACCTTCCATGGACATATATTTGGAATATGtattatgattggatgagataAGCATCTGGATTTGATGAAGGTATAAATGTTGAGTTGGGGTGTTGCCTCTTTGTCTGACTGTATGACTGTTAAAActtttcttgcaagaaaatacattttcaaaagacTTTTGTCTCATACCTTTATTGAAACAGAAAATTCACAGGACACTGTTGTATTGCACTCTTCAGTGCTTTTCAGTTAATTGGTTCAAAACTCATATTTCAATGATTCAGTAATTCAAGAATCAATGAAATGTTTGCATCATCACTAAAGAATGTTCATGGAAGTCCCAACATACTGTAGCATTTTTCATGTATTACAATATTTAagttgttgcttaatatttcttttattggttTATGTAAAggtgcataatttaaaatattgcactttattattattattgttgttgttgtatttgatattattatgggtttttttttcactgtgtgaaAAACATGCCATCATTAGTTTTTAACCAgatttgcactttattttaattgcattaattatttagCAAATTGCAGTTTGGTTAAAAGAAGCCATTGCTGAGTAAATACATATTGTGATGGATTATAATCAATATACATATAGCTATCTGTGTAATTTTATTTAGCTATATCGCCAAGTCATATCTCCTATTCAGTCTAGAGAAACAATGCAAAACACCGTGGTCCTGCTGTCATTTATTATCtgctgtttactttcattttgacCACATATTTGTTATGTACCTGTTTCCCACGCTCAAAATatggctgtgtgtttttgtttgtaagcCACACACAAGCCAAATAACTAGTCCTGCAGGTTGATAATGAAGCCTGCCtttgattaaaaacagtaattgtcCTAAAAGATAacatactcattttttttttcaaatgatagAAATAGAAGGAAGCAAAAAGTGTGGAGTCTCTTTGTTGAAATACTTTGTAGCTCCTATATCTGCTGTGGGAGTCTGCACTCAGTCAGACACACAGGCAGACAGGAGGATGGAGAGTATTAGAGCTCTCCAGTGAGAGACTTTGAACTTCAGACCCATCTGCGGGGTGCTGGGGCTGATTAACAGCAGCTGCACAAGCGTTTGGGGAGCTGTTTATAGAGGCTGGCGAGCTGCAGTTAGAGTACGGTTCACGTGTGCATGTGCATATGTGTGGGAACGAGAGACAGTAGACGTGTTCacacctatttatttattgtgtttgccATTGACAATATGCAAAGATACAGTTGCTTTAATTTACTGTTTAGAACATTAGATTAATTTGTGTTGTTaatcatgttgttctaaacctgcatgactttctttcttaacacaaaaggagattttttgaagaatatggaAAACAGTGTAgagtggatttttttaaaatatcttttgtacTACCGAATCTTCTTCCACACTTTCCACATTGGCATCCATCTCCGGGGCTTCCTCTGCATCATGTTCCTGATGTGCATTTGTGCTCTTAGGCAGTCTGAGTAAGCAAGTCCAAAGCGATCCACTTTTTGGAAAGCCCATCATCTGTCTACGAGGCTTCCACTTGTCACCACAAATGACATATTCTAGGGTCAAATTGCGGTTGACGGTGAACGCAGAGTTCCCCCTCACCATAGCCGTGAAGAGGGCACCCCTGCTATTGACGAAGTGTCCTGGCATGGCCGTCCATTGACCCGTAGTGATGTTGTAGCAGTCCATGAGGCAGCGCAGGAAGTCATCACAGGGGCCGTTCCTCATGACATACAGGTTGTCACCGTGAGCCACCATGCAGTGTCCATAACTTTGAGGCTTAACCATAGTGGTGACCAGCATCCATTCGTCATTTTTAGGTGCATATTCATAAATGTCTGTAGTTTCCGGTGGCTTCCAGAAACACACAAATATCCTACGCCTTGCAACCGCACTAGCCGCTGCAGCCACAGATCGAGGCGCTTGCTTGGAAAATGTCCATGCGCCTGTGGAAACATCACACGCTTCTACTGAGGACATGATCCTTTTGTCAAATTCACCTCCGATGGCGTACAAATGTCCATCGTGACCCACCAGGGTAAAGTTATACCTGGACTGCTGAGGACCGTCAAACACACTCCATGTGTTGGATTCTGTGTCATAACAGAAGCTCAAGTCAACAGTTTCCTTGCTAACTCCTCGCACTCCTCCAACGATATACAGTCGGTTCTCCACAACAGCCACCCCGGCCATAGAGGTGCTGGCGTCTGTTGGTAGATCAGTCAGAAATTTCCAAGCACCCGGTTTCTCATCAAGGTAAAACACCGTCCTGTAGCAGTCCTGCAGAATTTTCATGGATGGCGAATGAGTCCCTAGAGCAACAAATGACGCTGGTGAAAACGACTCCACATAGCAGATCAGCTCCTCTGGGAGTGCCTCAAGAGCATCTTGCACATCGCTATAAGCATCACGGATGAATACTGCAGCACTGTGAAACAACCTCCACAAACCATACACCGCTGCCGTGTGGTACAGAAGAATGCAGTTGTCGGTATCAAGAAGGTCAATCAAGTGCTGAACCAGGACGTCGACTTGGAGGAAGGCCGCACACTCGGCAGCCTCCACAATCTCGTCTGGGTCTCGTATAGCAGGGCGCTCACCCCTGGAAACTGCCATGGCGATGAGGAAACCCCTGGCTTTCAGGCCACCCTGCAGATGGAACTCGTTCAGCTGACTGTCCTTCATCCCAGAGCGGAAGAGAGCACGGAAATACTCACAGTTCTGCCCTAAGACGGCCCTGTCTATGGTGAAAACGCTTTCTTCAACCCGTACTCTCAGAATTCCAGTAGACTCTTCATCTTGTTCTTCACTTTCGTCCCTGCTTTGACCCAAACTGCAGGGGGGCCCCATAACACCTCTATCCTGCCTGTCTGTACCCAGATTACTCTGTTCATGAACCATAAAGTTAGGGTTTCTGATTGCATTTGACCTGTAAACACAAGTGTGCACACACTGCAGTCTCACAGCTACTTGCTGGACTGAaaatagcaacacactaaaatagCATAGAGGCAACAGACTTCAAAATAGTAGTGGGAAATGATCAGCACTaatactgcaaaaaatatatcccaaaataatgctgaaataaagcagtttaaattaagttgatttgtttaaatgactgaattaattaattatgcttTTTGCCAACAGTAGGCTTATAATGATTCAAGTAAAGACAGAAACCCATAAATGAAGTGACGACAGTAGATCAGAAAGCCACTcctgtttttaaaaagattattttcctTCAGTACCCTCTCTAACTCAGAAATGTTTTGGCCCtggtgatttaatttttttttcttcttcactggaTGTTTGGCATGGAAACAGGGGGATTTTCCATGTTCTGGGTGTTCTTTTGGTCTCTTGCCCACTtgcattttttgctttttgtccCAAAGACTGGTGCTTTGTCACTATTTATGCCTTACTCTTGAAATGTTTCCTACTGTATATAGACTAcactttttctttattctttttttcttattaggGAGAAGAAAATAATCTTGAAAATAAGAACTGAgattttaggatttttattttgctCACTCTGATTTTTAAGTCCAATTAACAGCATATACACAGATCCCACTGTTGTCATGTTGATTCTGGGATGTGGACATGGTCTTGACCTTCAGCAGAGCCCGGAGAACAAGCTATACAGAGTTTTAGGCAACCCTGAAATGCCTTCACTTTCTATTTAATCATTGTCAGATGCCTGAGGACTCAGCACATTGTTTTCAGTTTCAGAGTTTTTATGTTGAGTGTCAGAAGTGCGAGGGCGGGATGAAGTGAGAAATGTGGGGGTTTTGAGTTGGGGTTAAT contains:
- the LOC109099663 gene encoding kelch repeat and BTB domain-containing protein 13-like, coding for MVHEQSNLGTDRQDRGVMGPPCSLGQSRDESEEQDEESTGILRVRVEESVFTIDRAVLGQNCEYFRALFRSGMKDSQLNEFHLQGGLKARGFLIAMAVSRGERPAIRDPDEIVEAAECAAFLQVDVLVQHLIDLLDTDNCILLYHTAAVYGLWRLFHSAAVFIRDAYSDVQDALEALPEELICYVESFSPASFVALGTHSPSMKILQDCYRTVFYLDEKPGAWKFLTDLPTDASTSMAGVAVVENRLYIVGGVRGVSKETVDLSFCYDTESNTWSVFDGPQQSRYNFTLVGHDGHLYAIGGEFDKRIMSSVEACDVSTGAWTFSKQAPRSVAAAASAVARRRIFVCFWKPPETTDIYEYAPKNDEWMLVTTMVKPQSYGHCMVAHGDNLYVMRNGPCDDFLRCLMDCYNITTGQWTAMPGHFVNSRGALFTAMVRGNSAFTVNRNLTLEYVICGDKWKPRRQMMGFPKSGSLWTCLLRLPKSTNAHQEHDAEEAPEMDANVESVEEDSVVQKIF